Proteins encoded by one window of Electrophorus electricus isolate fEleEle1 chromosome 17, fEleEle1.pri, whole genome shotgun sequence:
- the LOC118242853 gene encoding keratin-associated protein 12-3-like, whose product MLEEWESLCIPCFPVECITVDCITVECITVDCITVECITVECITVDCITVDCITVECITVDCITVDCITVDCITVECITVECITVDCITVDCITVECITVDCITVECITVDCITVECITVDCITVDCITVECITVECITARTGKNKR is encoded by the exons atgctggAGGAGTGGGAGAGT TTGTGCATTCCATGTTTTCCTGTGGAATGCATCACTGTGGACTGCATCACTGTGGAATGCATCACTGTGGACTGCATCACTGTGGAATGCATCACTGTGGAATGCATCACTGTGGACTGCATCACTGTGGACTGCATCACTGTGGAATGCATCACTGTGGACTGCATCACTGTGGACTGCATCACTGTGGACTGCATCACTGTGGAATGCATCACTGTGGAATGCATCACTGTGGACTGCATCACTGTGGACTGCATCACTGTGGAATGCATCACTGTGGACTGCATCACTGTGGAATGCATCACTGTGGACTGCATCACTGTGGAATGCATCACTGTGGACTGCATCACTGTGGACTGCATCACTGTGGAATGCATCACTGTGGAATGCATCACGGCCAGGACTGGCAAGAATAAGCGTTAA